A DNA window from Castanea sativa cultivar Marrone di Chiusa Pesio chromosome 7, ASM4071231v1 contains the following coding sequences:
- the LOC142644285 gene encoding uncharacterized protein LOC142644285, with protein MSHESLTQDNSGSLSEARRRPTPTPSQLSQAHRRSTSAHAIEALNSLKLAAADPYRLQRHRSTADQLRPTPINPLGLRPTPISPLFHFSFCELAKRICMGQNVFGNFLCAGVILCVNGIFCGYRMYWTEFSVCTEWIGIFLFDSPPEIENASSTKGKRGANFSVEEDQLLVSAWLNTSVDPVSSNEQTQATFRQKVWEYFTQYNKFGNTRTITSLLSRWGLISERTNKFAGCMVKVNALHKSGITEQDQDQPKFANLNGRSRASVPPTPESTSIGEGGEGDCASGLGDGCNLERPIGKKAEKANRRNKATGKDVGEYLIKKMKFIEDATRLEEEKMVASMNHSLLYKLLLDDSDEDEIIEEHVMETSQPKRRRSIRRNHLAGHERLFLDYFAPTLVYPPALFRRRFRMKRSLFLRIQSKVEAHDSYFVQKINGANKLGLSSLQKITAALRMLAYGVSGDLLDEYVRIGETTALESLKKFVTAVIDVFSEEYLKKPNNEDIARLLAHGERRGFPERSHVFNELAEGRGPAVHYSINGHDYTMGYYLADGIYPKWATFVKTIPSPQGPKRKLFAATQEAHRKDVERAFGVLQARFAIVRGPARFFHLETLQKIMKACIILHNMIVEDERDDNEVVNLDYEQIDGVDNPPMQVLHEQNYEFLSCIERYGRIRDRDIHFQLQKDLVEHLWQLHGES; from the exons ATGTCTCATGAGTCTCTAACTCAGGACAACAGTGGG TCGCTCTCTGAAGCTCGCCGCCGACCCACGCCGACGCcgtctcaactctctcaagctcaccgccgatcaaccTCAGCCCACGCCAtcgaagctctcaactctctcaagctcgcCGCCGCCGACCCTTACCGTCTTCAACGTCACCGTTCCACTGCCGATCAActgagacccacgccgatcaaccctctcGGCCTtagacccacgccgatcagcCCTCTGTTTCACTTCAG CTTTTGTGAATTGGCAAAACGAATTTGTATGGGACAGAATGTAtttgggaattttctgtgtgcAGG GGTAATTTTATGTGTTAATGGAATTTTCTGTGGGTACAGAATGTATTGGACTGAATTTTCTGTGTGTACTGAATGGATTGGAATTTTTCT TTTCGATTCTCCACCTGAAATTGAGAATGCCTCTTCTACAAAAGGAAAACGGGGCGCTAACTTTAGTGTAGAGGAAGATCAACTCTTAGTGTCAGCATGGCTTAATACTAGTGTTGATCCCGTAAGCAGTAATGAACAAACACAAGCTACATTTCGTCAAAAAGTTTGGGAATACTTCACGCAGTACAATAAATTCGGTAACACACGTACTATTACCTCCTTGTTAAGTCGTTGGGGATTGATCAGTGAAAGGACAAATAAGTTTGCAGGGTGCATGGTTAAAGTTAACGCACttcataaaagtggtataacCGAACAAGATCAG GACCAACCAAAGTTTGCCAATCTTAATGGAAGATCAAGAGCATCCGTGCCTCCAACTCCAGAGTCAACATCTATTGGCGAAGGGGGCGAAGGGGATTGTGCGTCCGGACTTGGTGACGGTTGCAATCTTGAGAGGCCAATTGGTAAGAAGGCCGAAAAAGCCAACCGAAGGAACAAAGCCACCGGAAAAGATGTAGGGGAATATTtgattaagaaaatgaaatttattgaggATGCAACTCGATTGGAAGAGGAAAAAATG GTTGCATCCATGAATCACTCTTTGTTATACAAGTTGCTTCTTGATGACTCAGATGAGGATGAGATAATTGAAGAACATGTTATGGAAACATCACAACCTAAACGTCGTCGCTCTATTCGACGTAATCATTTGGCAGGCCATGAGAGGCTTTTTCTTGATTACTTTGCTCCCACGCTAGTATATCCACCCGCTTTATTTCGTAGGAGATTTCGGATGAAGCGTTCTCTTTTTCTCCGTATTCAATCTAAGGTAGAAGCTCATGACTCTTACtttgtccaaaaaataaatggtgCCAACAAACTCGGTTTATCTTCATTACAAAAGATAACTGCTGCACTTAGAATGCTTGCGTATGGAGTATCGGGGGATTTGCTAGATGAATATGTGCGGATTGGAGAAACTACTGCAttagaaagtttgaaaaaatttgttactgCGGTAATTGATGTTTTCTCTGAGGAATActtaaaaaaaccaaacaatgaAGATATTGCTAGACTGTTAGCTCATGGCGAACGCCGAGGTTTTccag AGCGGTCTCATGTATTTAATGAACTTGCTGAAGGACGTGGTCCTGCAGTACATTACTCAATCAATGGTCATGACTACACAATGGGATATTACCTTGCTGATGGCATATATCCAAAGTGGGCAACATTTGTGAAAACAATCCCATCTCCACAAGGACCTAAGCGAAAATTATTTGCAGCAACCCAAGAGGCGCATAGGAAGGATGTTGAGCGTGCATTTGGAGTGCTTCAAGCACGTTTCGCAATTGTCCGTGGACCTGCACGCTTTTTCCATCTTGAAACACTCCAAAAGATCATGAAAGCGTGTATAATTCTCCATAACatgattgttgaagatgaacgGGATGATAATGAAGTGGTAAATTTGGATTATGAACAAATTGATGGAGTGGATAATCCTCCTATgcaagtgttacatgaacaaaattatgaatttcTGTCATGCATTGAGAGGTATGGACGCATTAGAGACCGAGACATTCATTTTCAACTCCAGAAGGACCTTGTTGAACATTTATGGCAATTGCATGGCGAGTCGTAG